The Aerosakkonema funiforme FACHB-1375 genome has a segment encoding these proteins:
- a CDS encoding Uma2 family endonuclease codes for MTASTLTDSQTTPTKTLYHWQPANWEDYLAYRDDKTNDRMRLFFHLNRLLVIDMGWEGINHATINELFSMLFILWFIQKPEQIFSSLGGCLLEKSPKQSGAPDLVLYLGENYPRWQEGEPRLIDLNRWQVPNLVGEVSDTTLATDLDEKKKLYADMGIPEYWVIDVRGLRVFAFQLQSNGIYQQSDTSLALAGMPISLLEQTLARLKEGTNGSAAAWFGQQIGNLKTE; via the coding sequence ATGACTGCTTCAACTCTGACAGACAGTCAGACAACTCCCACCAAGACTTTGTATCATTGGCAACCCGCAAACTGGGAAGACTATTTAGCTTATCGCGACGATAAAACTAATGACAGGATGCGGCTGTTTTTTCATCTAAACCGTCTTTTGGTAATTGACATGGGTTGGGAAGGAATCAATCACGCTACTATCAATGAACTGTTCTCTATGTTGTTTATTCTCTGGTTCATTCAAAAACCAGAACAGATATTCAGTTCGCTAGGCGGTTGCTTATTAGAAAAATCGCCTAAGCAATCAGGTGCGCCAGATTTAGTGCTTTATTTAGGTGAAAATTATCCGCGTTGGCAAGAAGGGGAACCGCGTTTAATCGATCTAAATCGCTGGCAAGTACCTAACTTAGTTGGCGAAGTTTCCGATACAACTTTGGCAACTGATTTAGATGAAAAGAAAAAACTTTATGCCGATATGGGAATTCCCGAATATTGGGTAATTGATGTGAGAGGTTTACGAGTATTTGCCTTTCAGTTGCAATCAAACGGTATTTATCAACAATCCGATACATCTTTAGCCTTAGCAGGAATGCCTATTTCTTTGCTAGAGCAAACTTTGGCACGTTTGAAAGAGGGAACAAATGGTAGCGCTGCTGCTTGGTTTGGACAACAAATTGGTAATTTGAAAACAGAATAA
- a CDS encoding type II toxin-antitoxin system RelE/ParE family toxin, producing MSNYILSPLAIQDLDDIYDYLARKNLDAAENFVDNIEQKCQTLARFPNMGKSYENLLPQLRGVPLSNYVIFYRQLQNGIEVVRILSGYRDFEAIFSGESNGDL from the coding sequence ATGAGTAACTATATCTTATCCCCTCTGGCAATTCAAGACTTAGATGATATTTATGATTATCTTGCCAGGAAAAATTTAGATGCAGCAGAAAATTTTGTGGATAACATCGAACAAAAATGTCAGACTTTAGCACGATTTCCCAACATGGGCAAAAGTTATGAAAATTTACTTCCACAATTACGCGGTGTTCCGTTAAGTAACTACGTCATTTTTTATCGACAACTGCAAAATGGTATTGAAGTTGTTCGGATTTTGAGTGGTTATCGGGACTTTGAGGCTATTTTTTCAGGGGAGAGTAACGGCGATTTGTGA
- a CDS encoding NADPH-dependent FMN reductase, giving the protein MAYTPKILAFAGSTRIGSYNKQLVQIAANGARAAGAEVTYVDLRDLPMPIFDEDLEKAEGMPENAQKFKNLLLQHDGLLIASPEYNSSITAVLKNAIDWASRPAPGEAMLAAYTGKVASIMSASPGGLGGLRGLVHVRAILENIKVIVLPDQVAVPKAYEVFNPDGTMKDPKQQESIEQLGANVANVVAKLKA; this is encoded by the coding sequence ATGGCTTACACGCCCAAAATTCTCGCATTTGCAGGCAGCACTCGCATTGGTTCCTACAACAAGCAGTTAGTTCAAATCGCTGCTAATGGAGCCCGTGCAGCGGGTGCAGAAGTAACATACGTGGATTTGCGCGATCTCCCTATGCCCATATTTGATGAAGATTTGGAGAAAGCGGAAGGAATGCCTGAAAATGCACAAAAGTTCAAAAATTTATTATTGCAACATGACGGACTTTTGATTGCTTCTCCTGAATATAACAGTTCCATCACAGCAGTTCTCAAAAATGCTATTGACTGGGCTTCTCGTCCCGCTCCCGGCGAAGCAATGTTAGCTGCTTATACTGGCAAGGTAGCATCAATTATGAGCGCTTCGCCAGGAGGTTTGGGAGGTTTGCGCGGTTTGGTTCATGTGCGAGCCATTTTGGAGAATATTAAAGTGATTGTACTTCCGGATCAAGTAGCTGTTCCCAAAGCTTATGAAGTATTCAATCCTGATGGCACAATGAAAGATCCAAAACAGCAAGAATCTATTGAGCAACTCGGCGCAAATGTCGCGAACGTAGTCGCGAAATTGAAAGCATAA
- a CDS encoding pirin family protein: MITIRRSEERGHANHGWLDSYHSFSFADYYDPKYMGFRHLRVINQDRVAPGMGFGTHPHRDMEIISYVLDGALEHKDTIGTSSVIHPGEVQRMSAGTGIAHSEYNHSKKDPVHFMQIWILPEAKGLQPGYEQKNYPAEEKRGKLRLVASRDGRDNSVTIHQDVNLYATLLEEGEKVVHEIKPGRHVWLQVARGEVNLNGVPLKGGDGAAISDESIVAIEGIKGAEVLLFDLV; encoded by the coding sequence ATGATTACCATACGTCGGTCAGAAGAACGGGGACACGCCAATCACGGCTGGCTTGATAGTTATCACTCATTCTCGTTTGCTGATTACTACGATCCCAAATATATGGGATTTCGACACCTGCGGGTAATTAACCAAGACAGAGTTGCACCTGGGATGGGTTTTGGCACGCATCCGCACCGAGATATGGAGATTATTTCCTATGTGTTGGATGGTGCGCTAGAACACAAAGATACGATCGGCACCAGTTCGGTAATTCATCCTGGTGAAGTGCAAAGGATGAGTGCGGGTACGGGTATCGCCCACAGCGAATACAACCATTCCAAAAAAGACCCAGTACATTTCATGCAAATTTGGATACTGCCGGAAGCAAAAGGTTTGCAACCCGGTTACGAGCAAAAAAACTATCCTGCGGAAGAAAAGCGCGGTAAATTGCGTTTGGTCGCTTCTAGGGACGGTCGGGATAATTCTGTTACCATTCATCAAGATGTGAATCTCTACGCCACTTTGTTGGAGGAGGGAGAAAAGGTTGTTCACGAAATCAAACCAGGGCGTCATGTCTGGTTGCAGGTGGCGCGGGGAGAAGTTAACCTCAACGGCGTACCTCTCAAAGGTGGAGATGGCGCGGCGATTAGCGATGAAAGTATTGTAGCGATCGAAGGAATTAAAGGCGCAGAAGTTTTGTTGTTCGATTTAGTATAG
- a CDS encoding winged helix-turn-helix transcriptional regulator — MEAIESEDRLTCSVEITLKVIGGRWKVLILRELFFGVKRFGELHRALHGITQKMLTQQLRELEQDGIVDRHVYLQVPPKVEYSLTPLGETLKPILDSMHEWGLKYLQSR, encoded by the coding sequence ATGGAAGCAATCGAAAGTGAAGACAGGTTAACTTGTTCGGTAGAAATCACCCTCAAAGTAATTGGCGGACGCTGGAAAGTCTTGATTTTGCGAGAATTATTTTTCGGGGTAAAAAGGTTCGGAGAACTGCACCGCGCCTTGCACGGCATTACCCAGAAGATGCTAACCCAGCAGCTGAGGGAGTTAGAACAAGATGGAATAGTCGATCGCCACGTCTACTTGCAAGTCCCACCCAAAGTAGAATATTCGCTGACACCATTGGGAGAAACGCTCAAACCAATACTCGATTCGATGCACGAATGGGGATTGAAGTATTTGCAAAGCAGATAG
- a CDS encoding type II toxin-antitoxin system ParD family antitoxin: protein MNVSLTPELEKFVQEKVKSGRYLSASEVVREALRLLQEQDQIRQLRLEKLRKELMMGIEQLDRGEGVDGEKVFASLREKIRKARESEA from the coding sequence ATGAACGTATCCCTAACACCCGAACTGGAAAAATTCGTGCAAGAAAAAGTCAAAAGCGGCAGATACCTATCTGCTAGCGAAGTTGTCCGCGAAGCATTGCGACTGCTGCAAGAACAAGACCAAATTCGCCAACTGCGCCTCGAAAAACTGCGAAAGGAATTAATGATGGGTATTGAACAGCTTGACAGAGGCGAAGGAGTTGATGGAGAAAAAGTATTTGCAAGTCTGCGGGAAAAAATTCGTAAAGCTCGTGAGTCAGAAGCATGA
- a CDS encoding type II toxin-antitoxin system Phd/YefM family antitoxin — protein MMHPKKAVRGKNRDVSVVQMTAEQFREAIDDCFDAVSRGQPHIVHRNEQPDVAVISMQDYAQLQEYKRLLSQAARELLQESY, from the coding sequence ATGATGCACCCAAAAAAAGCGGTGCGAGGCAAAAATCGAGATGTTTCGGTAGTCCAAATGACCGCCGAGCAGTTTCGAGAAGCAATAGACGACTGCTTTGATGCGGTTAGTCGAGGGCAACCTCACATTGTTCATCGAAATGAACAGCCTGATGTGGCTGTGATTTCCATGCAAGACTACGCTCAATTGCAGGAGTACAAACGCCTGCTATCTCAAGCTGCACGGGAACTGCTACAAGAGTCTTATTGA